AGTTGTAAAGTCAAGGGAGCTCCAGTTACGATTTCTGGAGACTTTGAATTGCGTCCCAAAAGTGTGGGCTGTGAAATAGAGATGAAAATGGATTTGAAAGTTAATGTCCCTTTAATTGGCGGTAAAATTGAGCCTTTCTTGAAAGGGGATACTCAAGCTGCCCTGAATTCTGACGAGGCTTTTTTTCAAGAGTATGAAAAAACGTATGAGTAAAAAAGCGAACTTTTTTCATTCCTGTAAAGGGCGTGTCAAATTTTAATTAACAAGAATAAGGCTATAACTAAATTTTGTAAATTACTTATAGCCTTATTCTTATTGATAGTGGAAAAAATGAATATTTTCAATAAGATGTTACATAGAAATATAATTGTTCAGTAGTGTGCGAAAAGAGGCGGAAATAAAGGGAGTTAACATAACTTATATTATCAGACTTTGGACTTATAAATTTATTTTCTATGCCCTACAGAAATAATCCATACTGTTTTAAGTTCTTCTTGAATCCAATAAATAATTCTATAATCACCAAATCTTAATACCAGCAAATTTTGAAAAACGACCCTTTTTTTTAAACTATTTCTTAGTAAAAATTGTATATCTTTGTTTATCAAAATTATATAATAATATATTGATTATACTTTATATAATTACTTTTTAATATCTTTTTTAAGTTAGACGATAGATAATTACTGGGTACATCAATAAATAAAGGTGGGTACATCAACTTTTTTGTGATTTTTTCTTCTTTTTACTGTTTTTTTGAATTAGACGATAGATAACTATTGGGTACACTAATAAATAAAGGTGGGTACATCAATTTTTTTGTGATTTTTTCTTCTTTTTACTGTTTTTTTGAATTAGAC
The DNA window shown above is from Desulfobacterales bacterium and carries:
- a CDS encoding type II toxin-antitoxin system RelE/ParE family toxin, translated to MINKDIQFLLRNSLKKRVVFQNLLVLRFGDYRIIYWIQEELKTVWIISVGHRK